From the genome of Candidatus Hydrogenedentota bacterium:
ATGTATTCCAACAGTAGCGGGAGGCCGCAGACAGCGCCGAGGGCGCTCGCGGCGCCGGCGGCGATCAATGGCCGAAGCGCGCGTTTGCGGTTTGTCGCCAGGGCTGCCATGCCGGCGCCCGCCCCGAGTGCCGCGATGGCTACAAGGGCAAAGGGATACAGCGCCCCGCACAAAAACACTGTCCCAAACGCCGCCCCGTACCAGTGGAGGCCCGGACGGTCCGCTGTCATTGTGCGAATCATAACCAAGGCGTAGGCAACAAAGAGCATGACACCCACGGACATGGCGCTCATGTTCGAGAACCGCCGGATGATGGGAATCGCTCCGTGAATTCCTAATGGAATGCCCTGATCCTCCAGAAGAAGGGAGTACAGTCCCTCGGGCAGGAAGGTTACGCCGAAAAACGCCATTGCCGTGGCCAGGATTCGTTGCCCCGGTTCTTCGAAGAAATACCGGGTAAAGGCGTAGAAGAGCATGAGGGCTACGGCGAGGGCGGCCAGATTCAGGAACGCAAATGCCCACGAAACCGGCAGTCCCGTGGTCCAGACCAAGCCCGCTACAACGGCATGAGCGGCCCATGGATACGAGAGGGTGGCATCTCCCGCGAGGGGGTCTTGCGGGGGTATTTTCCCGTTCAACATCTGGTAGACAATGGAGGAGTGGTAAAACCCGTGCACCGAGGCGATCCGGTAAGTCGGGTTGACGGCGTAAACACTGGCGACCGCGAGCAGGGCGAGAATCAGAAACACCCATTTGCTTGTGCGGGCCCGCAGCAGGAGCATGAATGCCGCGGCGCAGGCCGCGCCCGCGGCCAGGCTCACCCCGAAAAAGATGACGGGATCATCCAAACACGTCCGTGACAAGCACATCCCTTTCCGTGCCGGCGCGGGTTCGACGCAGGTACTTCCGCCGCCGTTGGTCCGGTTTCCCCACAAAGTATCAGGGTTGGCGCACAACATCAACCCTTGCTCCGATGGCAGCACCCGCGGGGTACGGCGAGTTGATAGCGGCTGTCACACGCGCTATGCTGCGGCTCGGCTGCCGAAGGGGCGCCACGAATATCTTACAGAAAAAGCCAAACGGAGGACCGGCACCTTGGACAAAGAGCACCCCCGTTTTTCGCAAGAGATTACCGGTGTCGCGCTCGCGGCCGGCAAAGGCTCGCGGATGATGAGCCTGCAGACCCTGCTCCCCAAACCCGTCCTGCCCGTGCTGGACAAACCCATCGTGTACCATCAGTTGGAGGCGATGGCGCGTCTGGGCATACGCAAGGCGATCATCGTGGTGGGGCATCGCGGTTACGAAGTGGTACGCCAGATCGAGCGCCAGCCGCCGGTCGGCATCGAGATTGACTACGTGCCTCAGGAGAGCACCCTCGGCATCGCCCACTGCGTGGGATGTCTCGAGAGCGCCATCGAGGGGCCGTTCTTGTTGTTCCTGGGCGATATCTACTTCCATGCTCCAAAACTGGAGGGGATAATCACGGTATTTCGCGAGAGCAAGGCCGATGCGGTGCTGGGGGCCATCGAGGAAGAAGATACCAGCGCGATCTCGCGCAACTATTGCATTGTGACCGACGAACACGGCCTGGCCCGGCAGGTGATCGAGAAGCCGCGCTTCCCGAAGAGCAGACTCAAGGGCGTGGGCATTTACCTTTTTACCCCGGTGGTGTTCGACGCCATCCGCCGCACATCCCGCACCGCCATGCGCGACGAATACGAGATCACCGACAGCATCCAGATACTGATCGACCTGGGCTATGGCGTTCGGACTTGCACCGACATCATTCACGACCTCAACGTCACGTTTCCGCGCGACTTGCTGGACCTGAATCTGTGGGCTCTCAAGCACGAAGGCCGTGACAAGTACGTTGCCGAAACCGCCCATATTGGCCCCGGGGTTGTGATCGAGACATCCGTTGTCGGCGCGGGCGCGGTCATCGGGGCGGGTTCGGTGCTGAAGAATTCAGTTGTGTTCGCGGGGGCAACGGTCCCCCCGGACCGCCTTCTCGAAGACGTCATCGTCACGGAGTCCGATATCTGCCGCACGTGATGGGAGATCGTATGTGCGCATCGACGACACAACGCCGCGCGCTGGTTACGGGGGGCGCGGGATTCATCGGTTCCCACCTGTGCGAACTGCTGCTCGGGGCGGGCTGGGGCGTGCGCGTGCTGGACGACCTGACCTCGGGTTCCCGCGCGAACGTGGCGCCGGGCGTAGAGTTCGTGGAAGGCGATGTGCGGTCTTCGCGGGACGCGCTGGCGGCCTGCGCGGGCATTGACTGCGTGTTTCACCTCGCCGCCCGCGTGTCCATCCGGCATTCGGTTGAGACCTTCCGGGATGACGCCGACACGAATCTCATGGGCACGCTCACGATGTTGCAGGCGGCCGGCGAGTCGGGGGTGCGGCGGTTCGTCCACACGAGTTCCATGGCCGTGTACAGCGACGCCGGGGAAGGGTTGTTCGTGAGCGAGAGCCATCCCGCGTCGCCCCTGAGTCCTTACGGCATCAGCAAACTGGCGGGCGAGCACTATGTATTCATGATGGGTTCCCGGCTGGGACTCGAGCCGGTTGTGCTGCGGCTCTTCAATACCTACGGTACGCGCCAGGGATACACGCCCTACGTGGGTGTGATCACGATCTTTGTAACCAATATCCTTGCGGGAAAACCGTGCGTCATCTTCGGTGACGGGCGCCAGCGCCGGGATTTCGTGCATGTGGCGGATGTGGCGGAAGCCTTCCGGCTCGCCGCGGAATCCGACGCGGCGCCGGGACAGGCCTTCAACGTGGGCTCGGGGCGGGGCGCCACGGTCAGCGAGCTCGCGGACCTGCTCCAGTCCATGCTGGGCCGGGCCACGTTCACCCACGAACCGGCCCAGGCGACGGAGCTGCGCAATTCCGTGGCCGATATCTCGAAGGCCCGGCAATTGCTGGGCTACCGGCCGCGCGGGACTCTGGAAGAGCGCTTGCCCGAAGTCATCGGCTACTTGAAGTCACGCCCCGCGTGAGGGGGAGCTGCCGTCGCCGTTTGTGGATGGCGCGCATGCTCCTTACGGCGGTGTGTTAGGGGCCTGGCCGAGGCACGAAGCGGAACAGCCGGCCTCTCCCTGAATCCATCCGCATTATGCTAGTGGCCGCTCTTGACCCACGCCTCGGAGATGGCCGCGTACCGGATGCAGCTTCCCTGGCCGGAGGTGCACGAGTAGGTCATGTGAATGGCGCCGTTCCGCCCCTCGATGACGGATGGGTAGGCGAACGAGTTGCCCCCCATGGGACCGGGCTCGATGACGCGCCGCCATTTCCAGGTTGCGCCTTCGTCATCGGACAAGAACGCGCTCAGACGGTGGCGGCCGTCCTCGGTATCGTTCAGTATCATCAGCCAGTTGCCGCTATCGAGTTCGATGGCTTCGAGGCTCGAGCCCGGGTTCGGAATGTCGGTGTCGACGGCGGGAGACCAGGTCTCGCCGCCGTCTTCGGAAGAACTTGCCATTACACGGTTGGGGGCGTCTCCGCTATCGCGCAGATAAGCTATCAGGGTGCCGGCGCCTTTTTGGACGATGGTGGGTTGAATCGGTCCGCGGCCGACCATGGGAGCGCTTGCGCGCCACGAAGCCCCGTCGTCGTCCGAGATGGCCACCATCGAGACGTTGAACCCGTCGGAATAGACAGGCAGGAGGATTCGGCCGCTGTCGAGGGTGTAGGGATGGATGCGCGTCATCCAGCCGGTCTGGCGCTTGGCCGGATCGGCCGCGGCTTCGATCAACTGGAGGTGATAGGGTGGCGCGTATTCGGCCCACATGCCCTCCTCAAATCCCAGTGCGTCGAATCCCGCTTTCAGTTGCGCGGGGAACTCCTGGCCGGGTTCGAGAACGATGACATCCTGCCATTTCCAATCGGGGGCTTCCGCGCCATTCGGATTCTCCGCCCACCGGTACTTGAGAAGCGAGCATTCCCACCGGTTTGCCAGCACGGCAATCCAGAACAGCCAGACGCGCTCGTGTTTGTCAAGATACAGCACGGGATTGCAGTCGGGCAGGCCGGGTGTATCCGCCATCAGGAATACCGGGGACCATTGTGAGCTGCCTTCCCCCAGACGCGCCCCCAGAATGCGCACATCGTTGGCCGTACGTTCGCCTGAGCCCTGAAACCAGCAAGCCAGGAACGAGCCATCGGGACACTGGATAATGCTGCTTCCGTGGGTGTGCTGGCTTTGGGGCGGAAAAATGTCGAGGTACTGGGCAGCGTTTTCCGCGGCCATAGCTGCCGAGGAGAGACAAACCAGTATTCCAAGCGCAGGGATTCGCATGATGTGCTCCTTCTGGTGGCCATATCGGGATTCTACGACTGCGGGTCAGGGTTTCCCTCGCCGTTGAGCTTCTTCATGCATTCCGGGCACAGGCCGTGTCCGAAGTCCGCCTTCGGGTGCTGTTCTGCGTACATTTCGAGCGGTTTCCACTCGCCTTTTTCATCGCGAACACGACTGCATTCCGCGCAGAGTGGAATAAGATCCTGGATGGTCTTGAGCCGGGTCGAAGCGTCCTTCAATTCGGCAGTGAGCCGCTCGTGTTCGAGGTCGATGCGTTTCCGCGAACACAGACATCCGACCACGGTGCTGAAGAGCCGGAGCAGTTCGCACTGGTGTCGCGTCATGGCGGTGTTTCGTAGAAGGTTGTCCGCGCTGACGAGCCCGATGACCTGCTCCCCGTCCCACAAGGCCGAGAAGAACTGGGGGCCGGTGGTCTTGGAGCGGCGGTCCGGGCCGGGGAACGTTGCATGTTCGAGCAGAAGAAACGGTTCCCTGGCAAGAAGGATGCGCCCCTCGGGACCGTTCGGGTCAATGCGCGCGCGCAGATGGCGTTCGTCGCGAAGTCGGCCGCTTTCATCTACGCCCCACGAGCCGCGGATGACATTCGGTTCCTCGGTGCGGAGCCAGATGCCGAGGCGGTCGAATCCAAGGTTGGTGCGCCCCCATTCCACCGCGCGGCCGATGAGTTCGTCAACCGATTCTGCTGCCGACAATTCGTTCGTGATTGCCACGAGCGAGGAAAGCAGTTCCGTGAACCGCCGCTCATTTTCTTCCCTTGTGCGCAGTATGCGCTGGGCGTGTTCGAGTTCGCGCCTGGCTTTCTCGAGCTCGAGAACGCGCTGCCGCAATTCCGCGAGTTCCCGTGTTTCGGACGGTGCTGTCTTGACCTTTTCCATGGTTGGGTAATCTCCCCCCATCTACCATTAACCCCAAGATAAATTGTAGCACATCACCGGCCGTTTTGAGGCAGACAAAGAAAAAAAGACACGGTTTCCGCTCAAGAACGCGGTTCCACGGGTTGCGGGGAGGGCGAATGGGGCTTCTCGTTTACGACGGGAACGCCGGCTTCTCTCAAATGGTCGCACCACCGCGCCACGAGTGTTTCGTTGGCTCGCGCGGCTCCGGC
Proteins encoded in this window:
- a CDS encoding sugar phosphate nucleotidyltransferase; this translates as MDKEHPRFSQEITGVALAAGKGSRMMSLQTLLPKPVLPVLDKPIVYHQLEAMARLGIRKAIIVVGHRGYEVVRQIERQPPVGIEIDYVPQESTLGIAHCVGCLESAIEGPFLLFLGDIYFHAPKLEGIITVFRESKADAVLGAIEEEDTSAISRNYCIVTDEHGLARQVIEKPRFPKSRLKGVGIYLFTPVVFDAIRRTSRTAMRDEYEITDSIQILIDLGYGVRTCTDIIHDLNVTFPRDLLDLNLWALKHEGRDKYVAETAHIGPGVVIETSVVGAGAVIGAGSVLKNSVVFAGATVPPDRLLEDVIVTESDICRT
- a CDS encoding exo-alpha-sialidase; this translates as MRIPALGILVCLSSAAMAAENAAQYLDIFPPQSQHTHGSSIIQCPDGSFLACWFQGSGERTANDVRILGARLGEGSSQWSPVFLMADTPGLPDCNPVLYLDKHERVWLFWIAVLANRWECSLLKYRWAENPNGAEAPDWKWQDVIVLEPGQEFPAQLKAGFDALGFEEGMWAEYAPPYHLQLIEAAADPAKRQTGWMTRIHPYTLDSGRILLPVYSDGFNVSMVAISDDDGASWRASAPMVGRGPIQPTIVQKGAGTLIAYLRDSGDAPNRVMASSSEDGGETWSPAVDTDIPNPGSSLEAIELDSGNWLMILNDTEDGRHRLSAFLSDDEGATWKWRRVIEPGPMGGNSFAYPSVIEGRNGAIHMTYSCTSGQGSCIRYAAISEAWVKSGH
- a CDS encoding NAD-dependent epimerase/dehydratase family protein; protein product: MCASTTQRRALVTGGAGFIGSHLCELLLGAGWGVRVLDDLTSGSRANVAPGVEFVEGDVRSSRDALAACAGIDCVFHLAARVSIRHSVETFRDDADTNLMGTLTMLQAAGESGVRRFVHTSSMAVYSDAGEGLFVSESHPASPLSPYGISKLAGEHYVFMMGSRLGLEPVVLRLFNTYGTRQGYTPYVGVITIFVTNILAGKPCVIFGDGRQRRDFVHVADVAEAFRLAAESDAAPGQAFNVGSGRGATVSELADLLQSMLGRATFTHEPAQATELRNSVADISKARQLLGYRPRGTLEERLPEVIGYLKSRPA
- a CDS encoding GAF domain-containing protein, giving the protein MEKVKTAPSETRELAELRQRVLELEKARRELEHAQRILRTREENERRFTELLSSLVAITNELSAAESVDELIGRAVEWGRTNLGFDRLGIWLRTEEPNVIRGSWGVDESGRLRDERHLRARIDPNGPEGRILLAREPFLLLEHATFPGPDRRSKTTGPQFFSALWDGEQVIGLVSADNLLRNTAMTRHQCELLRLFSTVVGCLCSRKRIDLEHERLTAELKDASTRLKTIQDLIPLCAECSRVRDEKGEWKPLEMYAEQHPKADFGHGLCPECMKKLNGEGNPDPQS